The DNA window GGCCATCCGCTCTTCACGATGCCCTTGAGGGACGAGCGCGGCGCCGTCCTGACGGGCCTCTCGTTCGGCGAACACCCGCAATTGTCGGGGGTGAGCTTCGGCTCGCTCCGGACGGATGCGATGACCACCGGCATCCGGACGGCGCGCGCCTTGATGAAGACCTCCGAACCCCCGGATTGGGCCGAGATGCAGCAGATCTTCGCCTACTTTCTCTCGCGCACGGGCGTCGATCTGGAGAATCCGGCGTTCCAGAAAGACGGGAGAAACAATTTCGAGCCGCTTCTCCGCCTCTCCGCGGCCCCCCGCCCCGTACCCGCGCCCGCCTCCGTCACCGTCGACCCCTCCGTCGCGACGAGCCTGATCGCCTCCGAACTCCTTCAGAGGTATCCCGCCCTGCACGGCGCCGAGTTCCGAATCCTGGTCGAACGGATGGCCAGCGACATCTTCAAGGCCTGGCAGGGGAGCGGGCGTTTCCCCGGCCAGACGCCGAACGCGCCCTCGCACGTGCCGGAGGACGTCCTTGAGGCGCGCGTCGCGGCGGCGATTGAATTGATGAAGCGCCAGAACGGTCCACGAACGTCCCTCCTCGCGGAGGAGATGCGAAAGACCGACCAAGGACCGCGGCCTGCGCGGGCCGTCGCGTTCCGTCTGCGCCAGGAGTTCTCCATCCTGCAAGAACCGATCTTCGAAAAACTGGTCCGCGCCCTCGCCGATAACGTGAACCGGACATGGCTCGCCGGCGAACCCACCGCCGAGGCCTATGAGAGGACTTATCAGGACTTCCTGCGGAGATTGCCGGCCTGGATTGAGGCGAACGGCGCCCGAAGCGAGCCCCTGCGACTTCTGGTGAAAGAACTCCGCCAGAAACTGCCTGCCTTTTAGTCAACTGATATAGAAATGGGCAGCGGCAGCTCAAAATAATTACTAAAAATCAATGGCTTGCGCCATTTTTGATGCAACTTGGCAAAGGTTTGCACGATACCCTTTGTACACCGAAGACCTACGGCCTTCGGTGCGTTCAGGTTTTAAGATTTGCTCATCAAGGAGCTGAACGTGAGTGAATACCGACCGCTTTCCAGGACGGCCTCGTGTTCGGACGGTTCCTCGAGGGCGACGGTCGACGTCTTGACCGGCGCTGTCCATACGACGGTCGAGGCCGTCGTCGACCTCGACACGACCGACGGCACGCCCGCACCGCGAATTCAGGTGAATGACGGCGTCTGGATCGACGTGAACGACGCCTTTGTCACCGCCTTCCGGGCCTTGGCCGAGCCGTCCGCCTCTTCCGGCGCGCAGAGCCGAACCTGCGGCGAGGCCCTGCCGCCGCCGCCGAGGCATACCGTGCGTCTGACGGGCGTGGTCGACATGACGGGAGGCGTCGACATCGTGCGCCCTGGACGCACTCATCCCTTGTGGGCCTCCGGCTTTTACAACAGCGACACCTTCTTCAACCCAAACGGAGAGCTGATCCTGGAGATCAAGCCGGTGGAACAGTTCACTTTGACGCTCGACGCGGGGGCGGGGCCCAACTTCAACGCCCTCCAGCCAAATGGCCTCCAGCACGGCTATTACTTCGACTTTCCCCAGGTCTTCGCCGAATGGTGTCCCAACCTTCTCTGCCTCGGGGCGGGGCGGAGGGGTGATCGCTCCGGCGCGGAGACGTATCGGTCCGACCTGAGGGATTTCACCCTGGCGAGCGTCAATTACAGCATCTCGCCGTTCACGCAGCTCGTCTGGGGAGAGCTGGGCCTCGTGGGTTCGAACGCGGCGTTCCGATTCGCGGTCGGTCCGGGGCCCGATCAGTTTATCAACAACAACGGCATGCCTTACCTGATGTCGAACTTTTCGCTCACGTATCCGAACTTCGCCCTCTCCGCCGACTACCAGGGGGGCGCGGACCAGCCGGGAAACAATGACCATTGGCGGCACTTCGTCGACCTGGGGCTCACCTTCGGTTCCACGGACGGCCCCGTCCGCGCGACGGTCTACGGCATGTTCGGCACCGAAACGACCGAATCGGGCGAGCAACGCTGGGGCGGGGCGAATGCGTACCTGCGCATCCGGCCGACGGGCTCTCCCGTCGCCATCAACCTGCGCGGTGGGTACACGCACGACGACGGGATCCGCACGGGCGTGACGGGGCTGGATGCCGTCCAGTTCGATGCGGGCCTAAACGTCTATGCCCTCGAGTCCCTCCAGTTCCGCGTCCAGGGCGGCGTCATCGGGGCGATCGGCACGCGCCCCTTCGACGGCGACAGCCTCCTCCCGCGAATGATGTTCCAGGTCGTCTGGGCCGATTCGGTCGGCCTTGGAGGAGGGCCGGGGGCCGTTTACCGCTAATACACCTTGATTGGCCCGATCCCGTCGTTTACAAAACGCGGCACACCCTCCGGGTGCGATGTCAGAATTCAGATCCTTTGAGGTGTGCCATCGTGAAATTCTCCGAAATGCTGATCCCGACCCTGCGCGAGGTGCCCTCGGATGCCGAGGTCGTTTCCCACCAGCTCATGCTCCGTTCGGGGATGATCCGGAAGATCGCGGCGGGGATCTACACCTACCTGCCCCTGGGACTCCGCGTGATTCAGAACGTCGAGCGCATCATCCGCCAGGAGATGAACGCCGCCGGCGCTCAGGAGCTCCTCCTCCCGGTCGTCATGCCCAAGGAGCTGTGGATCGAATCCAAGCGCTGGGATGTCTACGGCAAGGAGCTGCTTAGGTTCAAGGACCGCCATGAGCGCGAGTTCTGCTTCGGCCCCACGCACGAGGAGGCGATCACCGACCTGGTCCGCAACGAGATCCGCTCCTACCGCCAGCTTCCCGTTTCGCTCTACCAGATCCAGACCAAGTTCCGGGACGAGATCCGCCCGCGCTTCGGCCTCATGCGCGGGCGCGAGTTCCTCATGAAGGACTGTTACAGCTTCGACCGGGACGAAAAGTCCGCGATCGAGACCTACTGGCGCATGTACGAGGCCTACCGGAGGATTTTCACGCGTTGCGGGCTGACCTTCGTGCCGGTCGAGGCCGGGACCGGAGAGATCGGAGGCACGCTCTCGCACGAGTTTCACGTTCTGGCGAATTCCGGAGAGGACGAAGTCTTCGTGACCGAGACGGGCGATCTGGGCTACAGCGTCGACAAGGTCCCCGCGGACAAGAAGGACCCAAAAACGGGGACCCCGCTCAAGAGTTACCGGGGCATCGAGGTCGGGCAGGTCTTTCACCTGGGCACGAAATATTCAGAAGCCTTTCAGGCGTCCTATCTCGACCCCGAGGGCCAGTCGAGGCTGATCGTCATGGGGTGTTACGGTATCGGCGTGGGTCGCACCGCCGCGGCGGCGATCGAACAAAATCACGACGAGAAGGGCATTATTTGGCCGCGAGCCCTCTCGCCGTTTCCGGTCTCGGTCATTCCCCTGGGCGGGCCGGAGACCGAGATGTCCAAGGCGGCCCTTGAAATCACCGCGGCCCTGGAGCGAGAAGGCGTCGAAGTCCTTCTGGACGACCGTCCCGAGACCGCGGGCGTCAAACTAAACGACGCCGACCTTTTGGGGATTCCCTGGCGCGTGGTCGTGGGCAAGAAGGGGATCGAGAAGGGTGAGGTCGAGGTCAAGGAACGGAAATCGGGTGTGGTCACGCCCATCGCGCGCGCTTCGGCCGTCTCCCACGTCCTGACAAAGGTTCGAGGCGCATGAGCGACAAACTCATCCTCGCCTTGGACGTCGATTCCATCCAAGAGGCGCGGCGTCTCGTCCGTCTCTTCCGCGACAAGGTTTCTCTGTATAAGGTGGGCCTCGGCCTCTTCACGTCGGCCGGTCCGGACGTTGTCCGCATGGTCCAGGACGAGGGCGGTCGCGTCTTTTTGGACCTCAAGTTCCACGACATCCCCAATACCGTTGCTCAGGCCTGCGAGGTCGCCGCGCGGCTCCATGTCTTCATGATCAATGTGCACGCCCGGGGCGGGACGGAGATGATGAAGGCGGCGGCCGCGGCCGTCGGCGACCGGTCGATCCTCCTGGGCGTCACCGTCCTGACGAGCGATAAGGAAACGAAGGACACCCGGAACGAGGTCGTCCGTCTGGCGACGGAAGCCAAGAACTCGGGTCTGGGCGGTGTCGTCTGCTCGGGGCAAGAGGCCCGTTCCGTCCGGGAGGCGTGTGG is part of the bacterium genome and encodes:
- the proS gene encoding proline--tRNA ligase: MKFSEMLIPTLREVPSDAEVVSHQLMLRSGMIRKIAAGIYTYLPLGLRVIQNVERIIRQEMNAAGAQELLLPVVMPKELWIESKRWDVYGKELLRFKDRHEREFCFGPTHEEAITDLVRNEIRSYRQLPVSLYQIQTKFRDEIRPRFGLMRGREFLMKDCYSFDRDEKSAIETYWRMYEAYRRIFTRCGLTFVPVEAGTGEIGGTLSHEFHVLANSGEDEVFVTETGDLGYSVDKVPADKKDPKTGTPLKSYRGIEVGQVFHLGTKYSEAFQASYLDPEGQSRLIVMGCYGIGVGRTAAAAIEQNHDEKGIIWPRALSPFPVSVIPLGGPETEMSKAALEITAALEREGVEVLLDDRPETAGVKLNDADLLGIPWRVVVGKKGIEKGEVEVKERKSGVVTPIARASAVSHVLTKVRGA
- the pyrF gene encoding orotidine-5'-phosphate decarboxylase, encoding MSDKLILALDVDSIQEARRLVRLFRDKVSLYKVGLGLFTSAGPDVVRMVQDEGGRVFLDLKFHDIPNTVAQACEVAARLHVFMINVHARGGTEMMKAAAAAVGDRSILLGVTVLTSDKETKDTRNEVVRLATEAKNSGLGGVVCSGQEARSVREACGKDFVIVTPGIRPAQSPSMDDQRRKVTPSEALRNGSDYLVVGRPVLESPNPIQALDSILSEMLDA